One stretch of Gaiella occulta DNA includes these proteins:
- a CDS encoding carboxylate-amine ligase, translating into MGDEQKVPYGELLREARERFDAGDDFTIAVEEEFALLDPATLDLVNRFEVVQAAAEQTPLRRHLAGELIASEVEVKTGRCATFAAVPAAIAERRAELAAVVDTLGLTLGGTGAHPWASWKDQRIIDTPHYRRNDEILRYVVWKNNTFGFHVHIGIRGADRAIAVTNGLRNWLPELLAVSASSPFAEAVNTGLHSARTQIFTRFFPRCGVPDTFPSWDAYEAYVRFLYETGSISEHTQLWWSVRPHLAFPTVEIRICDGQPDLAESQALAALCASLAARVARAHDEGEPIAQQPHRLIEENTWRAIRYGLSGGLLDLERGEALPARARVERLVEWVLPVAEEIGAASWLRIPEQNAAERQIARFEDGVSLEQIYAEQVAATTSRGVTDPI; encoded by the coding sequence ATGGGCGACGAGCAGAAGGTTCCCTACGGCGAGCTGCTGCGGGAGGCACGCGAGCGCTTCGACGCCGGCGACGACTTCACGATCGCCGTCGAGGAGGAGTTCGCCCTCCTCGACCCGGCGACGCTCGACCTCGTCAACCGCTTCGAGGTCGTGCAGGCGGCGGCCGAGCAGACGCCGCTGCGTCGCCACCTCGCCGGCGAGCTGATCGCGTCCGAGGTCGAGGTCAAGACCGGGCGCTGCGCGACGTTCGCCGCCGTGCCGGCGGCGATCGCCGAGCGCCGCGCGGAGCTCGCCGCGGTCGTCGACACGCTGGGGCTCACGCTCGGCGGCACCGGCGCGCACCCGTGGGCGAGCTGGAAGGACCAGCGGATCATCGACACGCCGCACTACCGGCGCAACGACGAGATCCTCCGCTACGTCGTCTGGAAGAACAACACGTTCGGCTTCCACGTGCACATCGGGATCCGCGGCGCCGACCGGGCGATCGCCGTCACGAACGGACTGCGCAACTGGCTGCCGGAGCTGCTCGCCGTGTCGGCCAGCTCGCCGTTCGCGGAGGCCGTGAACACCGGGCTGCACTCGGCCCGCACGCAGATCTTCACGCGCTTCTTCCCCCGCTGCGGCGTCCCGGACACGTTTCCGTCCTGGGACGCGTACGAGGCGTACGTTCGCTTCCTCTACGAGACCGGCTCGATCAGCGAGCACACGCAGCTGTGGTGGAGCGTGCGGCCGCACCTCGCGTTTCCGACCGTGGAGATCCGCATCTGCGACGGCCAGCCCGATCTCGCCGAGTCGCAGGCGCTGGCGGCGCTGTGCGCGTCGCTCGCGGCCCGTGTCGCGCGCGCCCACGACGAGGGCGAGCCGATCGCGCAGCAGCCGCACCGCCTGATCGAGGAGAACACGTGGCGGGCGATCCGCTACGGCCTCTCCGGCGGCCTCCTCGACCTCGAGCGCGGCGAGGCGCTGCCGGCGCGCGCCCGCGTCGAGCGCCTCGTCGAATGGGTGCTGCCGGTGGCCGAGGAGATCGGCGCCGCGTCGTGGCTCCGCATCCCCGAGCAGAATGCCGCCGAGCGCCAGATCGCACGCTTCGAGGACGGGGTTTCGCTCGAGCAGATCTACGCCGAGCAGGTTGCCGCGACGACATCGAGAGGGGTCACGGATCCGATCTAG